In a single window of the Nicotiana tomentosiformis chromosome 8, ASM39032v3, whole genome shotgun sequence genome:
- the LOC138897065 gene encoding uncharacterized protein → MAEYEACILGLKLAIDMNVQESLVIGDSDLLVHQVLGEWATKNIKILLYLYYVQELKKRFTKIEFKHVPRIQNEFADALATLSSMIQHPDKNFIDPIPIGIHNQLAYCVHVEEEIDGNPWFHDIKDYLAKAYRPQMNGVVEAANKNIKKILRKMVDNHKQWHEKLPFALLRYRTTVRTSTGATPYLLVYGTEVVIPAKVEIPSLRIIQEAELNDAEWIRSRYEQLSLIDEKRMNVICHSQL, encoded by the exons atggcagagtatgaggcttgcatcttgggactcaagttggccattgacatgaacgttcaggaatcGCTGGTAATTGGTGACtcagaccttttggtacatcaggttctaggagaatgggctacaaagaatatcAAAATACTGCTGTATTTGTACTATGTACAAGAATTGAagaagagattcacaaagatagagttcaaacatgttccgagaatccagaatgagttcgctgatgcattggccactctatcttccatgatacaacacccagacaagaatttcatcgaccctatcCCGATAGGGATTCATAACCAGCTAGCTTATTGTGTTCACGTTGAAGAAGAAattgatggaaatccatggttccatgacatcaagGATTATTTGGCAAAAG catacagaccgcaaatgaatggagttgtggaagctgccaacaagaacatcaagaagatattgaggaagatggtagataatcacaaacaatggcacgagaagttaccatttgctcTACTTAGATATCGTACCACAGTTCGCacatcaaccggggcaactccctatttgttggtctatggtactgaagtTGTTATTCCCGCtaaagtagaaattccttctttgagaatcatacaagaggctgaactcaatgatgcagaatggatacgaagtCGCTATGAACAACTGTCTCTCATCGACGAGAAAAGAATGAATGTGATATGCCACAGTCAACTTTAa